The Allochromatium tepidum genome has a window encoding:
- a CDS encoding carboxysome peptide A, which yields MKICRVEKPLVATNRIPGLEHRHLQVVLDGKSRMVAVDAVGCTPGDWVICVGSSAAREAAGHKDYPSDLTIVGIIDHWPED from the coding sequence ATGAAGATCTGTCGCGTCGAAAAGCCGCTGGTCGCGACCAACCGCATCCCCGGACTGGAGCATCGTCATCTCCAGGTGGTGCTCGACGGCAAGAGCCGGATGGTCGCAGTCGATGCCGTGGGCTGCACCCCCGGCGACTGGGTGATCTGCGTCGGCAGCTCGGCGGCACGCGAGGCCGCCGGCCACAAGGACTACCCGAGCGATCTGACCATCGTCGGCATCATCGACCACTGGCCGGAGGACTGA
- a CDS encoding carboxysome shell carbonic anhydrase, producing the protein MRIKPKSQSRRRVRPASWTSTPAAPVGTTQVAPESAGSPDGIGRTGTHPLTRLDENRRLWAYEQRIKGAFARIVPTLKSIAARVPDAGFEDWAQAEVRRTLGFELPESLLADAWVAGLDRRALFAHATFETVRAMSDDYFTTDPLDDRGQSDEFRRFLLDCGFHAMNVTPCSDGRLAHAIRYVLRLPMGAVQRRANAGALFDIEEALERWSAVELGRFREGVPNTADAPTRYLKVVVYHYSSRDPEHHGCAAHGSDTRQAAAAGRERLHAFREAVENSYCCGASIEGLLIGIDTDTDRLRLHLPDARGDADLDRFVDAGALHRETARLDPEAARALIRERVANPSGGGPAPAPGMQRLIARLIEHNISQLDYVRDYHNGHYTDIGHEERFIGVGMDFAEIHLRNLTYFSFLRTLEEGACNLDVGIKIFRQLNVEHGLPIPIVLRVEYSGQVPGARERAIERCERLAEAIAQRYSDLADHGLLHTYWTVRDSQGHGRLEPVGGSLLGGRTA; encoded by the coding sequence ATGCGCATCAAGCCCAAGTCACAGTCACGCCGGCGCGTCCGCCCAGCCTCCTGGACGAGCACGCCCGCCGCTCCGGTCGGCACGACTCAGGTTGCGCCTGAGTCCGCCGGATCGCCGGATGGGATCGGTCGGACGGGGACGCATCCGCTCACCCGCCTGGACGAGAACCGGCGGCTGTGGGCCTACGAGCAGCGGATCAAGGGCGCCTTCGCGCGCATCGTGCCGACGCTCAAGTCCATCGCCGCCCGCGTCCCGGACGCCGGTTTCGAGGACTGGGCACAGGCCGAGGTGCGTCGGACACTCGGTTTCGAGTTGCCCGAATCGCTGCTGGCCGACGCCTGGGTCGCCGGACTCGACCGGCGCGCGCTCTTCGCGCACGCCACCTTCGAGACCGTGCGGGCCATGAGCGATGACTACTTCACGACCGACCCGCTCGACGATCGCGGCCAGTCCGATGAATTCCGTCGCTTCCTGCTCGACTGCGGCTTCCATGCCATGAACGTCACGCCCTGCTCGGACGGACGTCTGGCCCACGCCATCCGCTATGTGTTGCGGTTGCCGATGGGCGCCGTCCAGCGCCGCGCCAACGCCGGCGCGCTCTTCGACATCGAGGAGGCGCTCGAGCGCTGGTCGGCGGTGGAACTCGGACGCTTCCGCGAAGGCGTGCCCAACACCGCCGACGCCCCGACCCGCTATCTGAAGGTGGTCGTCTATCACTACAGCAGCCGCGACCCCGAGCATCACGGCTGCGCGGCCCACGGCAGCGACACCCGCCAGGCCGCCGCCGCCGGACGCGAGCGTCTGCACGCCTTCCGCGAGGCGGTCGAGAACAGCTACTGCTGCGGCGCCTCGATCGAGGGCCTGCTCATCGGCATCGACACCGACACCGACCGCTTGCGTCTGCATCTGCCCGACGCACGCGGCGATGCCGATCTGGACCGTTTCGTCGACGCCGGCGCGCTCCATCGCGAGACCGCACGGCTCGACCCCGAGGCGGCGCGCGCCCTGATCCGTGAGCGCGTGGCCAACCCGAGCGGCGGCGGTCCGGCCCCAGCGCCCGGGATGCAGCGTCTGATCGCGCGTCTGATCGAGCACAACATCTCGCAGCTCGACTATGTGCGTGACTATCACAACGGCCACTACACCGACATCGGACACGAGGAGCGTTTCATCGGGGTCGGGATGGATTTCGCCGAGATCCATCTGCGCAACCTGACCTATTTCAGCTTTCTGCGCACCCTGGAAGAGGGCGCCTGCAACCTGGACGTCGGCATCAAGATCTTCCGTCAGCTCAACGTCGAGCATGGACTGCCGATCCCGATCGTCCTGCGCGTCGAGTACTCGGGACAGGTGCCGGGCGCGCGCGAACGAGCGATCGAACGTTGCGAACGCCTCGCCGAGGCCATCGCCCAGCGCTATTCGGATCTGGCCGACCACGGCCTGCTCCACACCTACTGGACGGTGCGCGACAGCCAGGGCCACGGACGACTGGAGCCGGTCGGCGGCTCACTGCTCGGCGGGAGGACGGCATGA
- a CDS encoding ferritin-like domain-containing protein, with translation MANPKVLGYLGRALSHELSAVQQYLTHAGLADLWGLTEVGAHFRREAAEEQEHAERLTARMLRLGAMPNGSRLRPVRTGFSLIELLEADRRLEWHAVALYRDAADYCALIGDVAGRDFFAALHDEELSHARELEDWIGRLDQTRRSNSTWRSPSP, from the coding sequence ATGGCCAATCCGAAAGTCTTGGGTTATCTGGGGCGCGCGCTCAGTCATGAACTGAGCGCCGTCCAGCAATACCTGACCCATGCCGGGCTGGCGGATCTGTGGGGACTGACCGAGGTCGGCGCGCACTTCCGGCGCGAGGCCGCCGAGGAGCAGGAGCACGCCGAGCGTCTGACCGCGCGGATGCTGCGGCTGGGTGCCATGCCCAACGGCTCGCGGCTCAGACCGGTCCGGACCGGATTCTCGCTCATCGAACTGCTGGAGGCCGACCGCCGGCTGGAATGGCACGCGGTCGCCCTCTACCGCGACGCCGCCGACTACTGCGCCCTGATCGGCGACGTCGCCGGACGCGACTTCTTCGCCGCCCTGCACGACGAGGAACTGAGCCACGCCCGTGAACTGGAGGACTGGATCGGGCGTTTGGATCAGACCAGACGAAGCAACAGCACCTGGAGGTCGCCATCGCCATGA
- a CDS encoding LysR family transcriptional regulator, with product MFDPMLNLARHVSLRQLQVFEAIARLKSFTKAADELYLTQPTVSTQIKRLTDVIGLPLFEQIGRQVYLTEAGRELEAAVKDMFGVLDRFEMKVADLKGLKRGYLKLCVITTAKYFAPEVLGRFCRRHQGVDVALKVTNRDSVLERLIANKDDLYILGQNPERDLEMIAMPFAPNPLHVIAHRDHPLAHERNIPVERLSEEYFIMREPGSGIRDYVLKTFGEAGLKPRVRMELGSNEAIKHAIYGQLGLSVLSLHTLALEAESSALAILDVKGFPLERQWYVAHAKGKELSVVAGAFIDFLGEESARLCRQLDETRARLTRFQPPA from the coding sequence ATGTTCGATCCCATGCTGAATCTCGCCCGTCACGTCAGTCTGCGCCAACTCCAGGTGTTCGAGGCCATCGCGCGCCTGAAGAGCTTCACCAAGGCCGCCGATGAGCTGTATCTGACACAGCCGACGGTCTCGACCCAGATCAAGCGCCTGACCGATGTCATCGGGCTGCCGCTGTTCGAGCAGATCGGGCGTCAGGTCTATCTGACCGAGGCCGGACGCGAACTGGAAGCGGCGGTCAAGGACATGTTCGGCGTGCTCGACCGTTTCGAGATGAAGGTCGCCGATCTCAAGGGACTGAAGCGGGGCTATCTCAAGCTCTGCGTCATCACCACCGCCAAGTATTTCGCCCCGGAAGTGCTCGGGCGCTTCTGTCGGCGCCATCAGGGGGTCGATGTCGCACTCAAGGTCACCAACCGCGACAGCGTCCTGGAGCGTCTGATCGCCAACAAGGACGATCTCTACATCCTGGGTCAGAACCCCGAGCGCGACCTGGAGATGATCGCCATGCCCTTCGCGCCCAACCCGCTCCATGTCATCGCCCACCGCGATCATCCGCTGGCGCACGAACGCAACATCCCGGTCGAGCGTCTGTCCGAGGAGTATTTCATCATGCGCGAGCCGGGTTCGGGCATCCGTGATTATGTGCTCAAGACCTTCGGCGAGGCCGGTCTCAAGCCGCGCGTGCGCATGGAACTCGGCAGCAACGAGGCGATCAAGCACGCCATCTACGGTCAGTTGGGCCTGTCGGTGCTCTCACTCCATACCCTGGCCCTGGAGGCCGAATCCTCGGCACTGGCCATTCTCGATGTCAAGGGTTTCCCGCTGGAGCGGCAGTGGTATGTCGCCCATGCCAAGGGCAAGGAGCTGTCCGTGGTGGCCGGCGCCTTCATCGACTTTCTCGGCGAGGAGAGCGCGCGACTGTGCCGCCAGCTCGACGAGACCCGCGCCCGCTTGACCCGCTTCCAGCCGCCGGCCTAG
- a CDS encoding BMC domain-containing protein, which produces MADEYYGIALGMIETRGLVPAIEAADAMTKAAEVRLIGREFVGGGYVTVLVRGETGAVNAAVRAGADACERVGDGLVAAHIIARPHREVEPILPTGGQLAEKAA; this is translated from the coding sequence ATGGCCGACGAATACTACGGGATCGCCCTGGGCATGATCGAAACGCGCGGACTGGTGCCCGCCATCGAGGCGGCCGACGCCATGACCAAGGCCGCCGAGGTGCGCCTGATCGGACGCGAGTTCGTCGGCGGCGGCTATGTGACCGTGCTGGTGCGCGGCGAGACCGGCGCGGTGAACGCGGCGGTCCGTGCCGGGGCCGATGCCTGCGAGCGCGTCGGCGACGGTCTGGTCGCCGCGCACATCATCGCCCGCCCGCATCGCGAGGTCGAACCGATCCTGCCGACCGGCGGCCAACTGGCTGAAAAAGCGGCCTGA
- the pgi gene encoding glucose-6-phosphate isomerase has product MSPVLVNHTPQWQALQRHWEAMRAQRMRDLFDADPKRAAAMSLTVAGLHLDYSKNLVNRETLDLLIELAEAVDLKGWIDRMFAGAPINNTEERAVLHIALRNRSKRPIRVEGEDVMPLVNGVLARMETFVGRVRSGSWRGHTGERITDVVNIGIGGSNLGPKMVCAALAPYQSENLRVHFVSNIDGTHLVETLRGLNPATTLFIVASKTFTTQETMTNAASARAWLLTALGDSSAVARHFVAVSTNAERVAAFGIDTANMFGFWDWVGGRYSLWSAIGLPIALAVGFDRFIELLEGAHAMDEHFRTADLKENMPALLGLIGVWYANFAGARTHAVLPYDQSLRYLPAYLQQGDMESNGKGVTREGTAVEYTTGPVVWGEPGTDGQHAFYQLIHQGTQLIPADFIGAVHSHNELGDHHPKFMANFFAQTEALMRGRTYDEALSELLASGMDEERARMLAHHRTFPGNRPTNSLLMERLTPHTLGALIALYEHRIFTQGVIWGINSFDQWGVELGKQLANVILAEIQAGKVTADHDPSTRALLERFIRQRKL; this is encoded by the coding sequence ATGTCGCCCGTGCTCGTGAACCATACACCCCAGTGGCAGGCCCTCCAACGGCATTGGGAGGCGATGCGCGCGCAGCGGATGCGCGATCTGTTCGACGCCGATCCCAAGCGCGCGGCGGCCATGAGTCTGACGGTCGCCGGACTGCATCTCGACTATTCGAAGAATCTCGTCAACCGCGAGACGCTGGACCTGCTGATCGAGTTGGCCGAGGCGGTCGATCTCAAGGGTTGGATCGACCGGATGTTCGCGGGCGCGCCGATCAACAACACCGAAGAGCGCGCGGTGCTGCACATCGCACTGCGCAACCGCTCCAAGCGCCCGATCCGGGTCGAGGGCGAGGATGTGATGCCGCTGGTCAACGGCGTGCTGGCGCGGATGGAGACCTTCGTCGGGCGCGTGCGTTCGGGGAGCTGGCGCGGACACACCGGCGAGCGCATCACGGATGTGGTCAACATCGGCATCGGCGGCTCCAATCTCGGGCCGAAGATGGTCTGTGCCGCACTCGCGCCCTATCAGAGCGAGAACCTGCGGGTGCATTTCGTCTCCAACATCGACGGCACCCATCTGGTCGAGACCCTGCGCGGTCTGAATCCGGCCACCACGCTCTTCATCGTCGCCTCCAAGACCTTCACCACCCAGGAGACCATGACCAACGCCGCCAGCGCCCGCGCCTGGCTGCTCACCGCGCTCGGCGACTCCTCGGCCGTGGCGCGGCATTTCGTCGCGGTCTCGACCAATGCCGAGAGGGTCGCGGCCTTCGGCATCGACACGGCCAACATGTTCGGCTTCTGGGACTGGGTCGGCGGACGCTATTCGCTGTGGTCGGCGATCGGGCTGCCGATCGCGCTCGCCGTCGGCTTCGACCGCTTCATCGAGCTGCTCGAAGGCGCGCACGCCATGGACGAACATTTCCGCACGGCGGATCTCAAGGAGAACATGCCGGCGCTTCTGGGTCTGATCGGCGTCTGGTATGCCAACTTCGCCGGGGCGCGCACCCATGCCGTGCTGCCCTATGATCAGTCGCTGCGCTATCTGCCGGCCTATCTGCAACAGGGCGACATGGAGAGCAACGGCAAGGGCGTGACGCGCGAGGGCACGGCGGTCGAGTACACCACGGGTCCGGTGGTCTGGGGTGAGCCGGGCACCGATGGTCAGCACGCCTTCTATCAGCTCATCCATCAGGGCACCCAACTCATCCCGGCGGACTTCATCGGCGCCGTGCACAGTCACAATGAATTGGGCGACCATCATCCCAAGTTCATGGCCAATTTCTTCGCCCAGACCGAGGCGCTGATGCGCGGTCGGACCTATGACGAGGCGCTGAGCGAGCTGCTTGCGTCCGGGATGGACGAGGAGCGGGCGCGAATGCTCGCGCACCATCGCACCTTCCCCGGCAATCGCCCGACCAATAGCCTGCTGATGGAACGCCTCACGCCGCATACGCTCGGCGCCCTGATCGCGCTCTACGAGCATCGCATCTTCACCCAGGGCGTGATCTGGGGGATCAACTCCTTCGATCAGTGGGGTGTTGAACTCGGCAAGCAACTGGCCAACGTCATCCTGGCCGAGATCCAGGCCGGCAAGGTCACGGCCGATCACGATCCCTCCACACGCGCACTCCTGGAGCGCTTCATCCGTCAGCGCAAGCTTTGA
- a CDS encoding carboxysome peptide B, translating into MDIMQVERSLVCTRRVPGLQSVSLRVLRDAKGGRAVAVDTVGAHPGNWVFTISGSAARVAVGARILTDLSIGGIIDRWDEPDPTEGV; encoded by the coding sequence ATGGACATCATGCAGGTGGAACGCTCGCTGGTCTGCACGCGCCGCGTCCCCGGACTCCAGTCCGTATCGCTGCGGGTGTTGCGCGACGCCAAGGGCGGTCGGGCGGTGGCGGTCGACACGGTCGGCGCCCATCCGGGCAACTGGGTCTTCACCATCAGCGGCTCGGCGGCCCGGGTCGCGGTCGGCGCCCGGATACTTACCGACCTGAGCATCGGCGGCATCATCGACCGCTGGGACGAGCCCGACCCGACCGAAGGCGTCTGA
- a CDS encoding BMC domain-containing protein has protein sequence MPSENYGIALGMIETRGLVPAIEAADAMTKAAEVRLIGREFVGGGYVTVLVRGETGAVNAAVRAGADACERVGDGLVAAHIIARPHREVEPILPVKPGDTDGGHGRS, from the coding sequence ATGCCTTCCGAAAACTATGGCATCGCGCTTGGAATGATCGAGACCCGTGGACTGGTGCCCGCCATCGAGGCGGCCGACGCCATGACCAAGGCCGCTGAAGTCCGTCTGATCGGACGCGAGTTCGTCGGCGGCGGCTATGTGACCGTGCTGGTGCGCGGCGAGACCGGCGCGGTGAACGCGGCGGTGCGCGCCGGGGCCGATGCCTGCGAGCGCGTCGGTGACGGTCTGGTCGCCGCGCACATCATCGCCCGCCCGCATCGCGAGGTCGAGCCGATCCTGCCGGTCAAGCCGGGCGACACCGACGGCGGGCATGGTCGCTCCTGA
- a CDS encoding 4a-hydroxytetrahydrobiopterin dehydratase has translation MNATAATWRQRERPLRLERRVDFDDYAGTRDFLDAVAQFSKDTGVYPDISFGRTYVNITIHADPPATDIAPEQTAFAERVDALCASESVTSGG, from the coding sequence ATGAATGCAACCGCCGCTACCTGGCGGCAGCGCGAACGCCCGCTCCGCCTCGAACGCCGGGTCGATTTCGACGACTATGCCGGCACCCGTGATTTCCTGGACGCCGTGGCCCAGTTCAGCAAGGACACGGGCGTCTATCCCGACATCAGCTTCGGCCGCACCTACGTCAACATCACCATCCACGCCGATCCGCCGGCCACGGACATCGCTCCCGAACAGACAGCGTTCGCCGAGCGGGTCGACGCGCTCTGTGCGTCCGAAAGCGTGACGTCCGGGGGTTGA
- a CDS encoding DEAD/DEAH box helicase has product MPSPEVLETLSSDDRRILQVLSVVYETVTQTQLFEILRRLGRRGADNKLLSARLNTAWRESMIAARVLTNKAGLSVIPDLVEILTRETVRDGTFKAIMDAAEGVILSQPRHSWEIVTVERQTRRLRNALYSGREAEVLKLIGLENRSGIEPIDAKKVDPLVRICTNPFDPDWLETLAPRLRLLALAPRLDSLAHHLRADEALDAAVQRLLLPVVDSEPLALAVLVEQHLWRGRFDQAAKLLSSRVSTLVLPLIGWLHAVQGRRDESLGVFELYLKTLKRETRRRNIPLGELPGVLHLLLLLARSRPEDLTLFNQQIQVEQRQAGDDRFETVLQLTEDLGKVLQGTLQFGDAHSFQNARLPNRPFNQLFLCLILHWLGERPNDRSLVALDKHVREALAGGWLWYAWEAHALLERLGRPMKNLDLPPPPEGSPRLVDLLKSRSRWEIALEALTGVAAGRSSADSSVDGRADRRMCWWIYEHAGSVRLEPREQKRAKRGGWTSGRPVSLQRLRESPAEFDYLTPADERIRARIKREYEGGWYGGGASYTLDSDEALLAAVGHPLIFRPNNLETPVELVEAGPTLEVSERGGEIRVRLQPFPPVDGNLLIVPEGKQRLRLVRFDATHKRIASILARDGLRIPAEGKERVLAGIAAVAPLLTVHSAIGGTEHLAEPVEPDTRPYVHLNPIGDGLSLELYMQPLGESGPRLAPGQGMETIFAEQDGRPVRTMRSLKGEKARAKAVLEACPSLAGRSGWSWVLPEAEEALTALSQLYALGDDIVLQWPEGKRIGLTPEVGIGAMSVRVGEGRDWLGLEGGLTLDDGRVLEMKFMLDLLDASPGRFVSLGEREFLVLSESLRRRLETLRGLTDGGHFHPLAAGAVDEALEGMQVEAGARWHEMLRRLSSAREFEPTLPSTLQAELRDYQIEGFRWLARLAHLGAGACLADDMGLGKTIQSLALILSRATEGPTLVLAPMSVCSNWVNEARRFAPTLNPKRFGDGDRDQMLKDAGPFDLIVCSYGLVQTEGERLAGVTWSTIVADEAQTFKNPQTKRSQAIMKLDAGFKMITTGTPIENHLGELWNLFRFINPGLLGSLDRFNQRFAVPIEQHRDSGARTRLRQLLKPFILRRLKSEVLTELPPRTEITLELDLGKAEAALYEAMRRQALERLESDETSGPGQKRIQLLAEIMRLRRACCHPKLVMPETDLGSAKLEAFGEILDELLENRHKALVFSQFVDYLSLIRAYLNERGIKYQYLDGSTPEPKRKAAVAAFQAGEGDLFLISLRAGGAGLNLTAADYVIHMDPWWNPAVEDQASDRAHRIGQERPVTIYRLVTKGTIEEKIIALHGTKRDLADGLLEGTGDGGRLSYDEILGLIREVD; this is encoded by the coding sequence ATGCCGTCACCCGAAGTCCTCGAAACCCTGTCGTCCGATGATCGCCGTATCCTCCAGGTACTCTCGGTCGTCTACGAAACCGTCACTCAGACCCAACTGTTCGAAATCCTGCGACGCCTCGGCCGGCGCGGTGCGGATAACAAACTGCTCAGCGCCCGGCTGAACACCGCTTGGCGCGAATCCATGATCGCCGCGCGTGTGCTGACGAACAAGGCCGGATTGTCGGTGATTCCGGATCTGGTCGAGATCCTGACCCGCGAGACGGTGCGCGATGGAACCTTCAAGGCCATCATGGATGCCGCTGAAGGCGTCATTCTCAGTCAACCGCGCCACAGCTGGGAGATCGTGACTGTGGAGCGGCAGACGCGCCGTCTGCGCAACGCGCTCTATAGCGGGCGCGAGGCCGAGGTCTTGAAGCTGATCGGTCTGGAGAACCGGTCCGGAATCGAGCCGATCGATGCCAAGAAGGTCGATCCGCTGGTGCGTATCTGCACCAATCCGTTCGATCCCGACTGGCTCGAAACCCTGGCACCGCGTCTGCGCCTCCTGGCGCTCGCGCCCAGGCTCGATTCGCTGGCCCATCATCTGCGCGCCGATGAGGCGCTGGACGCCGCCGTGCAACGACTCCTGCTGCCCGTGGTCGACAGCGAGCCGCTCGCGCTCGCCGTCCTGGTCGAGCAGCATCTGTGGCGCGGGCGTTTCGATCAGGCCGCCAAACTGCTGTCGAGCCGGGTCTCCACCCTGGTGCTGCCCCTGATCGGCTGGCTGCATGCCGTCCAGGGACGTCGCGACGAATCGCTCGGTGTCTTCGAACTCTATCTCAAGACGCTCAAGCGTGAGACGCGCCGGCGCAACATCCCGCTCGGCGAGCTACCGGGTGTGCTCCATCTGCTGCTGCTCCTGGCGCGGAGCCGTCCCGAGGATCTGACCCTGTTCAACCAGCAGATCCAGGTCGAGCAGCGCCAGGCCGGCGATGACCGTTTCGAAACCGTGCTGCAGCTGACCGAGGATCTCGGCAAGGTGCTCCAGGGCACGCTCCAGTTCGGGGACGCGCACTCGTTCCAGAACGCGCGTCTGCCCAATCGCCCCTTCAATCAACTTTTCCTGTGTCTGATCCTGCACTGGCTCGGCGAGCGGCCCAACGACAGGTCGCTGGTCGCGCTCGACAAGCATGTTCGCGAGGCGCTCGCGGGCGGCTGGCTCTGGTATGCCTGGGAGGCGCACGCCCTGCTCGAGCGTCTCGGGCGTCCGATGAAGAACCTCGATCTGCCCCCGCCGCCCGAGGGTTCGCCGCGACTGGTCGACCTGCTCAAGTCGCGCTCGCGCTGGGAGATCGCGCTCGAGGCCCTGACCGGAGTCGCGGCCGGGCGTTCGTCCGCCGACTCGTCCGTCGACGGCCGGGCCGATCGGCGGATGTGCTGGTGGATCTATGAACACGCCGGCTCGGTGCGGCTGGAACCGCGCGAACAGAAACGCGCCAAGCGCGGCGGCTGGACCTCGGGACGCCCGGTCTCGCTGCAACGTCTGCGCGAGTCGCCCGCCGAGTTCGACTATCTGACCCCGGCCGACGAACGCATCCGTGCCCGCATCAAGCGTGAATACGAGGGCGGCTGGTATGGCGGCGGCGCCAGCTACACCCTCGACTCCGATGAGGCGCTGCTCGCCGCCGTGGGGCATCCGCTGATCTTCCGTCCGAACAATCTGGAAACGCCGGTCGAACTGGTCGAGGCCGGTCCGACGCTGGAGGTCAGCGAGCGCGGCGGCGAGATCCGCGTCCGGCTCCAGCCCTTTCCGCCGGTGGACGGCAATCTGCTCATCGTCCCGGAAGGCAAGCAGCGACTGCGTCTGGTGCGCTTCGACGCCACCCACAAGCGTATCGCCTCCATCCTGGCGCGTGACGGCCTGCGGATACCTGCCGAGGGCAAGGAGCGGGTGCTGGCCGGGATCGCGGCGGTCGCGCCCCTGCTGACCGTGCATTCGGCCATCGGCGGCACCGAGCATCTGGCCGAGCCGGTCGAGCCGGACACCCGGCCCTATGTGCATCTGAACCCGATCGGCGACGGGCTGAGCCTGGAACTCTACATGCAGCCGCTCGGCGAGTCCGGGCCGCGTCTGGCGCCGGGGCAGGGCATGGAGACGATCTTCGCCGAGCAGGACGGTCGTCCGGTCCGGACCATGCGCTCGCTCAAGGGCGAGAAGGCGCGCGCCAAGGCCGTACTCGAGGCCTGTCCGAGTCTGGCCGGCCGGAGCGGTTGGTCCTGGGTGTTGCCGGAGGCCGAAGAGGCGCTGACGGCCCTGTCCCAACTCTATGCGCTCGGCGACGACATCGTGCTGCAATGGCCCGAGGGCAAGCGCATCGGACTGACGCCTGAGGTCGGGATCGGCGCCATGTCGGTCCGGGTCGGCGAGGGGCGCGACTGGCTGGGTCTGGAGGGCGGGCTGACGCTCGACGACGGGCGGGTGCTGGAGATGAAATTCATGCTCGATCTGCTCGACGCGAGTCCGGGGCGCTTCGTCTCGCTCGGCGAGCGCGAGTTCCTGGTCCTGAGCGAGTCGCTGCGTCGGCGTCTGGAGACCCTGCGCGGACTCACCGACGGCGGACACTTCCATCCGCTCGCCGCCGGCGCCGTCGACGAGGCGCTCGAAGGCATGCAGGTCGAGGCCGGCGCACGCTGGCACGAGATGCTCCGGCGTCTGAGTTCCGCCCGCGAGTTCGAGCCGACCCTGCCGAGCACGCTCCAGGCCGAGCTGCGCGACTATCAGATCGAGGGCTTCCGCTGGCTGGCGCGTCTGGCCCATCTGGGCGCGGGTGCCTGTCTGGCCGACGACATGGGACTGGGCAAGACGATTCAGTCGCTGGCGCTCATCCTCTCACGCGCGACCGAGGGGCCGACCCTGGTGCTGGCGCCGATGTCGGTCTGTTCCAACTGGGTCAACGAGGCGCGACGTTTCGCCCCGACCCTGAATCCGAAGCGCTTCGGCGACGGCGACCGCGATCAGATGCTCAAGGACGCCGGTCCCTTCGATCTGATCGTCTGTAGCTACGGCCTGGTGCAGACCGAAGGCGAGCGGCTGGCGGGCGTCACCTGGTCGACCATCGTCGCCGACGAAGCCCAGACCTTCAAAAATCCGCAGACCAAGCGTTCGCAGGCGATCATGAAGCTCGATGCCGGCTTCAAGATGATCACCACCGGCACCCCGATCGAGAACCATCTCGGCGAGCTCTGGAATCTGTTCCGTTTCATCAACCCGGGACTGCTCGGCTCGCTGGATCGCTTCAACCAGCGCTTCGCCGTTCCGATCGAACAGCATCGCGACTCGGGCGCACGCACCCGGTTGCGTCAACTGCTCAAGCCCTTCATCCTGCGCCGGCTCAAGAGCGAGGTGCTCACCGAGCTGCCGCCGCGCACCGAGATCACGCTCGAACTGGATCTGGGCAAAGCGGAAGCGGCATTGTATGAAGCCATGCGTCGTCAGGCGCTGGAGCGGCTGGAGAGCGACGAGACCTCCGGCCCCGGCCAGAAGCGCATCCAACTGCTCGCCGAGATCATGCGTCTGCGTCGCGCCTGCTGTCATCCCAAGCTGGTGATGCCCGAGACGGATCTGGGCAGCGCCAAGCTTGAGGCCTTCGGCGAGATCCTCGACGAGCTGCTGGAGAACCGCCACAAGGCGCTGGTCTTCAGCCAGTTCGTCGACTATCTGAGCCTGATTCGGGCCTATCTCAATGAACGCGGGATCAAGTACCAGTATCTCGACGGTTCTACCCCCGAACCCAAGCGCAAGGCCGCCGTTGCCGCCTTCCAGGCCGGGGAGGGCGATCTGTTCCTCATCAGTCTGCGCGCCGGCGGAGCCGGGCTGAATCTGACGGCGGCGGACTATGTGATCCACATGGACCCCTGGTGGAACCCGGCGGTCGAGGATCAGGCCTCCGACCGCGCGCACCGCATCGGCCAGGAGCGTCCGGTGACCATCTACCGTCTGGTCACCAAGGGCACCATCGAGGAAAAGATCATCGCCCTGCACGGAACCAAGCGCGATCTGGCCGACGGTCTGCTCGAAGGCACGGGCGACGGCGGACGCCTGAGCTATGACGAGATCCTGGGGCTGATTCGCGAAGTCGATTGA